A segment of the Ochotona princeps isolate mOchPri1 chromosome 16, mOchPri1.hap1, whole genome shotgun sequence genome:
tggcagccaaggccttgggctcctgggaCTCCTACACCTATGTGAAGGAGCAGCACTTCACACAGAGAAGGCAGGATGTCGCAGGGAGGCAACACAGCGTGATGGGGAATGGGAAGATTTTCCTGTGTGAAGAGACAAGAGTTTGGAGtaggggctggctctgtggtgtagtgtgtaaagctgctgcctgcaccatCGGCATCCCAcaggagttcaagtcccagcagcttcactttgtgatccagctctctgataatggcctggaaaagcagtgaattaTGGCTCAAGTCTTGGCGTCCCTTGCATGCGCATGCGAGATCAGTAAGAAGCCCAGAGCCCCtctcacctctgcttcctgtccagctccctgggccCAGCTGTGCGGGATGTGTGGGGTCATACTTGCAGCTGGAAGATGTGCCTCTCGcacttgttctgcctttcaaacaaatcaataagcGTAGAGAAAAAAGGCTGGGTGAGGAGTGTGCTGATTTGCTCCTGGggtctcctctccacccccaacaGGTGGCACTGAGCCTCAGCAGGGGGAGCAGTGAGAACTCAGGCCAGGTGAGTcaggggaagaagaggaaggaggagcccAGCGGGCTGAGAGGCTCAGTGGGCTGGAAGACCAAGGGGAGATCAACAAGGCAAAGGGGGCTCTTGGGCAGCAGTGGGCAAGGCAGCAGGGTTAGGGAGGGGTCTGCAGGTAGGTACGGGGCTCAGGTGCACCCAAGAGGAACTGGGTGACAGCCATGGAGAGATGGGTGCCAAGACACCCAGAGATAATGCAAAGAGCTTGGGGGTGGGTGTATGGTCTACTGCCTTGCAATAGCAAGGACTGCCCTGGGGACAGAAGGCTGGGGTGGAAACCATGATCTATTGCCCTGCAGTGGTAGGAGCTGTCTGTGGGGACATGGTCTGAGGGGTCTGGGGGGTGGTGTGGTCCAGGCAGGGAGTCAGGAAGAAGTGAGATGTACGGACTGCTTGTGTGCAGCCGAACTCCTgtaatcttccatccaatgcggCCTTCCACTGCTGGCCATATAGCTAAGCCTCATTTTCTGCCCCTCTCCATCGCCAGGCTGTTTTGCTGGAGACCTCCAGTGGCAGCTCCACCCCACTCTGCCCCCTCTTTTGCATCTTTGATCAGGATCTATCCCCCGACCCTATAACACGGATGGTCCCAGCCTGGGAGGGGAGCCTCTCCCCCGAGGCTGCTGGCAGAGTGTACCCTGCTCACGAGCCCAGGGCCCAATCCTGCACTCGAATCTCCTGGGTGTATTCTGACACTCACACAGACAAGGACCTGCACTGGATCTGCCTGTGGGAGTCTCCGTCTCTCACCTCCACCAGGCAGAATGTGGTCAAAGAACAACTCCATCTCCAGACCCAGGTCAAAGTTGCCCAATCTTCAGGGCTGGTGAACgaagcagagaagacagcagagcatttgtggcccggcctggccctgccacccactagCTGTGAGACAGGAGCCCAGATGCGACAGGCCAACACGGCCCATGGCGCCTGACTTGGGAGCCTTTCTCCCCTCTGttttttctgtcctttctgtCCGAGAGGCACCTGGAGCTGGGGTGGCAACAGCTGGGAAGGAGCCAGCACCCTCTGTTGACTCAGAAgatgagatacacacacacacacacacacacacacacacccctgggtaGAGACTCAGGCGAGAAcaaccccccccccgccccacacacatacacacacaccctcctggcTCTCAACTGCAAGCTGGGAGGGCCAGGAATTGGGCTGCCCACCCCAGAGCAGGTATAAAGGGACTGGGCAGAGCCTGCAGGTACCACGTGCTGTACCATGAAACCGGCTGGttccctggtgctgctgctgggtgcAGCATTGCTCCTGACCTCCTGGACCAGTGGGTGCCTGTGCCATGGGGGTGGAACTGGGGGTCCTTCAGGGGCTGGGGTTCCCAGTGGCCCAGGGCAGTGCGGAGCTGAGAAGAGGCTGAGGACGCAGGTGTGTCGCTGAGGACGCAGGTGTGTCGCTGAGGGTCTTTGCTTTCCTTCCAGATGGCGACATCTGCCCGGCTGTGGAGCAGGACATCCAGCTGTTCCTGACTGGCCCTGTCGATGACTACGTTTCCTATGTGGGGAAGTATAACAGCAACCCGCTAGTGCTGGCCAATGCACGGATGCTGAAGATGTGTTTGGACAGCAAACTGACCGAGGAGGACAAGAAGTACGCTATGAGTGCCGTGGTGAGTCCAGTCTGGCTGGCCTGACCAGGGgacagctcccacagggccatGCAGATGGAGGACCTCCTGACCCAGCAGGCAGAGGGTGTGGGTGCATCCCagggagaccccttgcagcctcAGAGCTCTGTGTGGCCCCTCCCAGATGCTGTCCCAAGGTTGTCTCTCCTGCTTGTCCCACCGCAACTCTGCCCCCCTACTCAGCCCCTCCATCACATACATGAGCCCATCTCCCAAGTTCCCTGGCTGCTTCCCTACCCCCTCCCACACCCCAGCCAACCCCCACAAACCCCGTGTTCCCAGAGGGCCATGTGTGGCTCCTCAAGGCCCCTGCTGtcctcccagcctggctgtgCCTTCATGGGATGGACAGGGacagtggctgctgcagctgtgggtgtcccagaggcagagcaggcagcaggctggggTCAGGTACCCCTGgagccctgccagcccctcctcttCCTGTGTATTCCAGCTGTACCCATTTCTCCATCCCCTTGTGGGGAGCCCCCTGCTCCTTGTGCTGCAAGGAAGGTGTCTGCCAAGAGCTTCCCTAGCTCTTGGGGGGGGGGACTGTGCCTTGACCTGCGCAGAGCCAGGCACCTCACCTGGAGCGGGCCACTGGCCTGTCCGCAGCAGTGAATGCTCTGTGTATGCGCACTGCGGtgtccctgaccccagccccacctgccttGCTGTCTCCTCTCTGCAGAACAAACTCTTCTCCAGCACTCTTTGCTAAGGGAGCCCTTCCAGGGGTGCACTGCCTGAGAAGCCGGCATCCCATCGAGGCACatacttgagtcccagctgctccatttccaatccatgtACCTGtgtatgtgtctgggaaagcagaggaagatggctcgaGTGCCTGGACCCCTACACCTGCATTGGagtccaggaagaagctgctgatttctggcttcagtctgatccatccctggctattgtggccatttggagaggtgaaccagcagttgaaagatctttgtctctccattcttctctccctctctatgaaaataaataaataaataaataaataaataaataaataaataaataaataaagtgctgGAGAAAACCCAACTGCAAATGGAGTAGCCTGGCCAGTTGTTTCTGGAAGGCTGGAGTGTAACTACTCAGCTGGGTGTGTCTCAGGGGCTTGGAGCAACAGGGCCCACCAAGGCGCCCACCAGCGGTGGTGGATCCTACGCTGTCAACTGCTGTTCGTGCATGAGGCGGGTGTGGGTGACAGCACTGTGGCCATGGACGGGCCCATGGGTACCACATGacagccagcagagtgtcactcCTGGACCACCTTAGGAATTGGCAGTACTGAGCTGAGTGTGGCTCAGAGGGGTGGCGACGGCTGAGGACCCCACAGCTCCAGAGCAGCAGAACCTACTGTCTTGCCTCCCACGGGGGACACAAGCTTGGCCGCTTGCTGTGTGACTGTGTGGCCATGTGGCTGCATGACTGTGCTCAGGCGGCATCCTGCTCTGGGCCTCTGGTGAGATTCTGAGAAGGGATGAGGATTCCTTGTGCCCAGTGGCTGCTGGCAGCAGAAAGACAAAGGTTCGTGTGCAAGGCATGTGCCTGGCAGGGTCCAAAACTGTCCTCTTGTGCCCGGATGAGCCCTAATTGTGGACTCGACTGCCACCCTACAAACTTAGCTTGCATCAGCTCCCATGAGCATGTGT
Coding sequences within it:
- the LOC101526919 gene encoding major allergen I polypeptide chain 1-like, translating into MKPAGSLVLLLGAALLLTSWTNGDICPAVEQDIQLFLTGPVDDYVSYVGKYNSNPLVLANARMLKMCLDSKLTEEDKKYAMSAVVSPVWLA